atcaattttgaaaaagttaATTAAACtcggaaaaaagttcatgaatttgaaaaaagatcaAAAATATAAGAAGTTGTCAAATTTAAAAAAGAATCATAAATTATAAAAATAAAATTTTTAAAAACAATTGTTCCTAAATTGTTTTCCCAATTTTGACAAAATGttgatcgaatttgaaaaaagttcttcCGCTTTGAAGAACAGTTTACATTAAAcctgggcaaacgtcgggccgggccgggtttcgggccgggcttgtaaaagcccgaccttcatttctcaagcccgagaccggcccgaagcccgaaatactccctgaaatcaagcccgagcccggcccgaaatcaagcccgaagcccgaaagcccggcccgaatgcTGTTTTTAGTACGTGtacgtgcaagcccggcccgaagcccgaaagcccggcccgaaaaatagaaaaagagaagcccgagcccggcccgaactaccttttgggctgcaaaacaaagcccgagcccggcccgagtgtcaagcccggcccggcccggcccgggtttttcgggccgggctcgggccgggctgcccatgcccgggtttagtTTACATATATGGAAAAaagctcatcgactttgaaaaaaagttcacaaatttgaaacatagttcatcgattttgaaaaaaacatCACGAATTTTGAAAAAAACCATCAAGTTCATGGATTTGGAAAAATAATTCATCAATTTTAAATtaaaagttcacagatttgaaaaatgAAAGCTCAAAGtgacagaaaaaaagaaaaagaaaaataaaagtagAAAGAAGAAAATATGAAAAAGATGTATGTAATCAAACCAGGTGAGGTGTTTGGTTGGTTATTGCGGCTTACACTAAACTCGACGTCGCAGGTTTGAAGTACACCTCAGGCCTCGCACGTATTTTTTGCAGTTTAAAAATAGATAAAAAAAATGGTGCTGCAAGCCCAACGTGTAGGGTGCGGgaggtggcggggggggggggggggggggggcgtttccGGAGGTGAGAAAACGGACCATTTTGGGGTTCTATTTGGTGCCCAGCGTGCTGGGAGGATGTGCAACGCGTACCCCCCACTGCCTAAGCCGCTTTTTTGGGCCTGCCAGTGTGTCGGGCTCTCTGTTTTTTCATTTCTTAACAGAAtttctgtttcctttttcttcttctttaactAATTCAGGATTATAAAAAGTTCCCTTTAAAAAAactgatatttttttaaaaaaatctatcCATCAGAATACATTGGATGATTCAAAAAGTGTTCGCAATTTTCAAAAACATTTTCGTATATTAAAAAATATTcccaatttgaaaaaaaagttcagaaACAATGTTCGTGAAATTTAAAAAaacttcacaaattcaaaaaaagtcATGAATGTCTTAAACGTATTCACAAAAAATTAAAACATGTTTGTCAAAACAATTTGTTTACTGAATTCTAAAAGTTGTTCACCAATTTCCAAAAAATGCCCGTTGATTAAAAAAATATCACGGTATTCTAAAAGACTGCTGAGAATTTCAAATAAATATTCACAAATTTGTAGAAAAAATGTTAGCGAacttaaaaatgttcactattttaaaaatgtttgtgaatttgtaAGATAATCTTTATGACATCAGAAAATGTGCGCAGTTTCTTATATTGTGCATGATATTTGaataaaaaagtaaaataaaaatggtTACCGAGTGCAAATACTTTGTTAACCAGTGCCCGTGAAAATACGCTCAACAAACAACAAAATACCTGGCTTAAACAATTTTTCTTGTAGTATATATATCTACTCTAGCCAGTGCAACACTTGCCTTTTCTGTACAGTTTACACATAGCATAGCTTTTATATCATCACATAGAAGAAATGATTTGAAACAAATGTGGGCAACCTCATATGAGATGTTCCCGCTCTATATCTATTTGTTTGTGGGTATTGAATCAGAGTATGGTGCTCTCTACCTTTAAAGAATATTGCTTGTTATATCTTGAACATCCAATCCGAAGCGAGTTCATCTACACCTTATGAACAGTAAATTTTAAAATAATTATTAGGAAAATCCAAAACAGTAAACATATTCACGGACACCAAATTTATCTTTTTTGCTGGGAgctactcaaatgtccaaatgGTCTGAAATTTGGCATGAACATCGCGCACTCAAGCATCGTTcaccacaaaaaaaattggaatttttttgaatttttccagCATTTCAAACGAATTTAGTGTTCATCACCGCGTCCATTCATGTCAAATTTATTGTTTTTGAATACAGCATGATCGCAGCACCAAATTATTAGTACAAGCCACAACATATCACGGAGATATTCGTACGAACAATTATCAAAACTGGGTCATCGCATTCACTGTGCAGACATAAACGGTTTTCATGTACAGATGAAGAATAAGATTACACTGCTTTCTTCGTCTACTCTACACTTCTCTTTCTCCAGGCCGTAGTTcgtcaataaataaagaattaaaCAGAAGGAACGATGCCGAAGTTGTTCAGCTGCATCAGCGATTCACTCTGTAAATTTCAGAGTTTCAGGCATGCCATTGATTTGTTCATTGATGCCGATATTTAGTACGTTTAATTTAGTACATTCCATACCATTTGACATGCAGTTTTCAGGGCTCGCAGTGTTCTCTTTTATATTTAAGAGTGAAACTATTGGTTTATTTCCAGGCTAGGATTTTTCTATTTAATAGGAGTATTCAAGAATTGTACGATCGGAAGCTAGCTTCTGCCCTCGTACATTATAGACAAGGCTCTTCACGGTCTCGACGACAATATTTTCGTCCCGCGCCAGCGTGCAGTGCGCATTTTTGTTCAAAATCAATTCTCCTGCTAGCCATATATAAAGGTGGATATCTCCTGAAAGTCCTATTCTGATCCCGAGTTCAAATGCACCTTGATGAAAGTGAAATCAAAAAAATTGTCAAGCAATTTTAAAAGTTCCGAATGTTTTATGGTAAACTTTTACAAATGTTTTGTACGCCTGCACAATCTCAGCACGAAATGACAATCGTGGATTCAAAACTAGCATTTTTTGAGTACCgatttttttttgccacgactttcaCGAATGTCATTTCATGCTGAAATGTTGCAAGCGTACAAATCATTTGTCAAAGGTTATCACAACAAATATttggatttttttaattattttactACTTTTTGGTTTTAGTGTTTATCAGGGCGCATTTTAGATTGGGAACAGAAACTCCACGTCCGATATATCCAACTAATAAAATAAGTAGCTTGTTGTGCACTGGTTAGCGCTACAGGATTACAAAGCAATGTCCTGCTTTCGAATCCTCCTGGCATGTGGATATCTCCTGAAAGTCCTGTTCCGTTCCCTACATGTTTTTAGCGCTACAGGATTACTTATTTTATTAGTTAACCGGTGAACGGGTTGCAAACGTTCTTCTTCCGGTGAACGGTTGTATGACCTTCTCCCTATTGAAATTCTTGGTGTCAGTGGGGTCGTGCACCTACAAGTCGGTAGGTGCATGTCCTGGTTCACTAGTCTAACCCTGCCATATTGGATGCCGTGTGGGAGGATGTCATGGTTATCAAGGAGCGATTCCCTTCATCATTGGCTTGGGGAGAAGCCGCCTCTCAAGAGGGGAGGGAGGTCAGCGACCCAGATCGCACTGCAACAAAAACCTCTATGCATGGCAGCGAAACCAACTGCCATGTCCACCGAAGATGTTGCAGTGGCAAGACTTACCGCTAATGGGGCCAATTAGGGGAAAGAGCACGTCATCACTAAGCCAACCAGGATAGTGCAGCCTAATCACAAGTACATGGGGCCCGACTGTCTCAATGACTCGAAGACCATGTCCCGTGCGTCGACATCAGCTACTTAAGGAGGACAACTGTGTAGGGGAAGGCATCCAAGTTGGATCGAGCCATTGACACGAcaagtcatggtggctacacttcCTTCCCCACCTACCTTTCCTTTCTGCTCCATCCTGTAACCGAAACTTGTATTGTTGTATGTGAGATCTATAGAGAGAAACCATAGTGAGATCATAACACAACCCCATGTATATATATTATCTGAACAAAACGGTTCTTATTCTAAAAGCTACCCATCCGCACTGGTCAATCCTCTGACTCGCCACCACGACATCTGCGGCTCCGGCTCAGCCTCGCCTGCAGCCCCGCGCGTTGCCGCAGCACCCCCTGCGCGATTTAGCGAAATTGCAAATTCAGAAAAGATATACATATAACCATTATGAGCATATATATAGCTCTTGTGGCACACACTCCCACCTTCCTAGAGAAATACGCGTCCCCACTTGCTATGCGGGCAAGCACACATCATGGAGAATCTTCTAACGCCGACCAGAGCTGCTTTTGTTGCCATAGAGGGCAATGAACAGGGTCCGGTCGGCGCTAGCAGGAACAAGGAAAGAAGTGCTATCAAGACGTGGAGGGCTCCGCTCAAACCACACGGATGCGATTCCGGAGCTGAAGGCAGCTGACAGACATCAATCATGAAGGTGAAGCCACATGCGTGGACCTCCCATTAATTAGATGTGAACCACACATCAACCGGCTCCATACAACCGTTCACCAGAAAAAGAATGTTTGCAACCCGCATGCTGTCTATAGTTTACAGGCCGTACACAACCCTTAGATTTTGCATAAAAGACCATATACCTTGGGAGATTACATGATGGAGGAGGTATTTTACAATCTTGGAGGTGGAGGGTCCGGTTACTCACCTCTGCACCGTACATATCCCTCCGTAGCgatttaaacgctcttatatttctttatggagggagtacaaattacTATCCGAGCCAAACGGTTTTATTctgtcatgcatgcatgcgtacTTACATGTTGCGCATGTAGGAGTACTTCACACTGTAGCATATATCCATTTCTccaacaagtatttccggacggagggagtacataggatGCGTAGATGGATGTTGGATCAGCTGTTGACGACCCTGCAGTTACGCCTAATCTGGGTGGGCGTTCCGCTGGGCGGGGTGAGGCTCGCCATCTTGATCATGGCCGTCACCAAGTCGGAGGCGAAGAGCGCCGGGTTGGCGGCGTACTGGCGCACCAGCGCATCCTGGGAGCCGCCGTTGAAGAGCACCTGGTCGGAGTTGAGCAGGCCGCGCTTGGCCACGAGGTTGCGATAGTAGGCGTTGTCGAAGAGGAGCGGCGTCTGCACGTCTAATGGCGCGAGGTTGGTGTCGCCGTTAGGGGCCTGGGCGGGGCAGGCGCCCTTGCGCAGCGCGGCAAACGCCGGGTCGatgttggtgctgttgtagatgtggTCGCGGAAGTTGAGGCACTGCGAGAAGCCGATGGTGTGGGTGCCGGACAACGCCGTGAGGTCCCGCGGGCTCAGCTGCTTCTTGGCGAACGCGGCGATGAGCTGGTCCAGGTTTAAGCTGGGCCCCGGGAGGTCGCTGTTCGCCTGAGTCAGGCTGGCCGTCGTCGAGTCCCGGTGGCCGAGCGGCACCGCCCAGCTGGGCCCACCTAGCTGCAGGAACACGTACCGATCGATCCAAGCTTAGTCAGCAAGCCGAACGTGCAGTCTACGTACCCACTGTCATTGATCGTATTGTATTGTACGCACCAGAAAGACGCCGTCCCGTGCTGCGAGGGCGGtgatgtcggcgcaggagacgacgcCCGGGCAGGCCAGCTCCACGTTCCTCTTGATCTCATCGATCACCTCGTAGCCCCGCACTGAGTTCACGTTCGGGAAGGCCGTCTTCTCGCCCACGAAGCTACCCACGTCATCCAAGAGAATGGACCCGTCGCAGCCCTATGCATATAACAAAAT
Above is a window of Triticum aestivum cultivar Chinese Spring chromosome 6B, IWGSC CS RefSeq v2.1, whole genome shotgun sequence DNA encoding:
- the LOC123133396 gene encoding peroxidase 70, with the translated sequence MASSSSCRTWHCLLALFLLSSAAYGQLSPSFYSKSCPSLELVVRATMIKALLAERRMGASLLRLHFHDCFVQGCDGSILLDDVGSFVGEKTAFPNVNSVRGYEVIDEIKRNVELACPGVVSCADITALAARDGVFLLGGPSWAVPLGHRDSTTASLTQANSDLPGPSLNLDQLIAAFAKKQLSPRDLTALSGTHTIGFSQCLNFRDHIYNSTNIDPAFAALRKGACPAQAPNGDTNLAPLDVQTPLLFDNAYYRNLVAKRGLLNSDQVLFNGGSQDALVRQYAANPALFASDLVTAMIKMASLTPPSGTPTQIRRNCRVVNS